The genomic interval ataaaattatattttgtgtatTAATTCTTGTTACATGCTTTAAAGTACTTCTAATTCCCGTATAGTatgattttttgtatatttaaacaaattattaagcTTTTATGtactatatttattgtattttttactattttttatttgtactaTTTGATTTTTAGTCGTTCTACGGATTTTGAAGTACATCGCAACTGGCTCGCTATAACACATAGTTTACCATTAAAAGAATGGTATGTGAATGCCAATTCACAATGGACTTTAGATTATCCACCATTATTTGCAtggtttgaatattttctcagTCATATTGCAAGATTTATAGATCATGATATGCTGAAAGTGAAAAATCTGAATTATGCATCATTTAATACCATACTTTTTCAAAGAGGTtctgttataattttagatttagtaTTTACTTATGGAGTTAAAGagtaagtttttaataaataaataagtaatgatatatgaaagatatatatatatatatttttaaaatttattttattatattaaattttagaattggcAAAGTATTTTGCAACACTTTTGATGAACATGTTATGTTCatagttttttctttatgcAATATGGGATTATTAGTAGTGGATCatatacattttcaatataatggGTTTTTACTTGGTATTTTTCTACTTGCTATTGCAaatgtttctaaaataaataaacaggtatgtaagcaaaaaatattttattttgaaaaaaaaattaaacaatttattttttagatatctattttatatggaACATTATGCTTTGCCTTATTACTAAacttaaaacatatttatttatatgttgcaCCAGTGTTTATAGTATGGTTACTTAGATCATATTGTATGAACAATGGTTCATTTTTTAGACGTTTGTTTGTACTTGGAGGCATAGTTTTTATTAGTCTGATAATTTCATTTGGTCCATTTATTTCGCAATTACCTcaggtaaataattatattgcatgtgatattttctttttctttattgattataattatcttaggTAATTTCAAGGTTATTTCCATTCAAAAGAGGTTTAGTACATGCATATTGGGCAGCAAATATTTGGGCATTATATATAGCTAtagataaaacaatatttttaattttaaaaaaattaaaatggctAAAAATTACTAGATCAGCAGTAATGACAGCTGGTTTAGTTCAAGAAGAATCATTCTTAGTTTTACCAACTCCTACTccaattataacatttttattaaccaTTTTCTCAATGATAGTAAGtatcaaattgtttatttattaatatttaataatatattaatatattattatattatattaaaaaattatataaattacagcCCTCATTGTAttgtttattatgtaaaaaagaatatttcacaaattcaAGACAGTTTGTACGATGTTTAGTTCTATGTGCTTTAAGTTCTTTCATATTTGGTTGGCATGTACATGAAAAAGCTATTTTAACTGCTATCATACCAATGtggtaagtaaaaaataaaattaatgaaataaaaccaaacaagttttatattttttagtgtATTGGCAACAACAAACAAGAATGATgctagaatatatttaattctaagcTGTGCTGGACATACTGCTCTTTTACCtctactttatttaaataatttaactccattaaaaattttgctacttttaatatatataattgcaatttttttagcTTTCtgtcaaaaattcaatttagatTTACTTTattcatatgaatatatatatgtattcactTTACCAATATTAACACtatatgaaacaataatacataaaataatatttggagAAGCATTACCATTTTTACCTCTAGCACTTACTTCAATATATTGTGCTataggaataatttattcttggattttttattattatatgtttttacaatataacaaaatttataaccaaaaaaagaaagtacaat from Apis mellifera strain DH4 linkage group LG8, Amel_HAv3.1, whole genome shotgun sequence carries:
- the LOC551841 gene encoding probable dolichyl pyrophosphate Glc1Man9GlcNAc2 alpha-1,3-glucosyltransferase isoform X2, with the translated sequence MNITNNKSNKNNSVLKRTKKINSILEERNINKIIFCVLILVTCFKVLLIPVYRSTDFEVHRNWLAITHSLPLKEWYVNANSQWTLDYPPLFAWFEYFLSHIARFIDHDMLKVKNLNYASFNTILFQRGSVIILDLVFTYGVKEIGKVFCNTFDEHVMFIVFSLCNMGLLVVDHIHFQYNGFLLGIFLLAIANVSKINKQISILYGTLCFALLLNLKHIYLYVAPVFIVWLLRSYCMNNGSFFRRLFVLGGIVFISLIISFGPFISQLPQVISRLFPFKRGLVHAYWAANIWALYIAIDKTIFLILKKLKWLKITRSAVMTAGLVQEESFLVLPTPTPIITFLLTIFSMIPSLYCLLCKKEYFTNSRQFVRCLVLCALSSFIFGWHVHEKAILTAIIPIVLATTNKNDARIYLILSCAGHTALLPLLYLNNLTPLKILLLLIYIIAIFLAFCQKFNLDLLYSYEYIYVFTLPILTLYETIIHKIIFGEALPFLPLALTSIYCAIGIIYSWIFYYYMFLQYNKIYNQKKKVQ
- the LOC551841 gene encoding probable dolichyl pyrophosphate Glc1Man9GlcNAc2 alpha-1,3-glucosyltransferase isoform X3, with the protein product MLKVKNLNYASFNTILFQRGSVIILDLVFTYGVKEIGKVFCNTFDEHVMFIVFSLCNMGLLVVDHIHFQYNGFLLGIFLLAIANVSKINKQISILYGTLCFALLLNLKHIYLYVAPVFIVWLLRSYCMNNGSFFRRLFVLGGIVFISLIISFGPFISQLPQVISRLFPFKRGLVHAYWAANIWALYIAIDKTIFLILKKLKWLKITRSAVMTAGLVQEESFLVLPTPTPIITFLLTIFSMIPSLYCLLCKKEYFTNSRQFVRCLVLCALSSFIFGWHVHEKAILTAIIPMCVLATTNKNDARIYLILSCAGHTALLPLLYLNNLTPLKILLLLIYIIAIFLAFCQKFNLDLLYSYEYIYVFTLPILTLYETIIHKIIFGEALPFLPLALTSIYCAIGIIYSWIFYYYMFLQYNKIYNQKKKVQ
- the LOC551841 gene encoding probable dolichyl pyrophosphate Glc1Man9GlcNAc2 alpha-1,3-glucosyltransferase isoform X1, whose translation is MNITNNKSNKNNSVLKRTKKINSILEERNINKIIFCVLILVTCFKVLLIPVYRSTDFEVHRNWLAITHSLPLKEWYVNANSQWTLDYPPLFAWFEYFLSHIARFIDHDMLKVKNLNYASFNTILFQRGSVIILDLVFTYGVKEIGKVFCNTFDEHVMFIVFSLCNMGLLVVDHIHFQYNGFLLGIFLLAIANVSKINKQISILYGTLCFALLLNLKHIYLYVAPVFIVWLLRSYCMNNGSFFRRLFVLGGIVFISLIISFGPFISQLPQVISRLFPFKRGLVHAYWAANIWALYIAIDKTIFLILKKLKWLKITRSAVMTAGLVQEESFLVLPTPTPIITFLLTIFSMIPSLYCLLCKKEYFTNSRQFVRCLVLCALSSFIFGWHVHEKAILTAIIPMCVLATTNKNDARIYLILSCAGHTALLPLLYLNNLTPLKILLLLIYIIAIFLAFCQKFNLDLLYSYEYIYVFTLPILTLYETIIHKIIFGEALPFLPLALTSIYCAIGIIYSWIFYYYMFLQYNKIYNQKKKVQ